A region of Corvus cornix cornix isolate S_Up_H32 chromosome 3, ASM73873v5, whole genome shotgun sequence DNA encodes the following proteins:
- the UBXN2A gene encoding UBX domain-containing protein 2A, with amino-acid sequence MKDMDNIKTVKKEWVCKSGTDDRILNGTEQNCDYFVDNLFEEAQKVGAMCVPPTTVKNQVDVIIKLWKNGFTVNDSELRSYTDVANQQFLESIKKGELPFELRKVFDKEEIEVKVEDKKDKVYLSSKRPIFHPFSGHGYRLGSATPKIISKVRDDHQGPDDKRHLPLVPLNDLEPITNVQIWLADGERIIQKFNVSHRISHVRDFITKYQGSEGSVPFTLTTSLPFRELQDETLTLEEAKLQNAVVVQRLRKTTEPFRLLVIKAPENDYKTAATPNGQLKNEQKTAINSTRSN; translated from the exons ATGAAAGACATGGACAATATCAAAACTGTAAAGAAAGAATG GGTGTGTAAATCGGGAACCGATGATCGGATTTTGAACGGTACAGAACAAAACTGTGACTACTTTGTAGATAACCTATTTGAAGAAGCTCAGAAGGTTGGTGCTATGTGTGTGCCCCCAACCACAGTCAAGAACCAG GTTGATGTAATCATTAAACTTTGGAAAAATGGGTTTACGGTAAATGACAGCGAACTTCGGAGCTACACTGATGTTGCAAACCAGCAATTCTTGGAGTCCATTAAAAAGGG ggaACTGCCTTTTGAGCTACGAAAAGTTTTTGATAAGGAGGAGATAGAAGTGAAAGTGGAAGATAAAAAAGATAAGGTGTATTTGTCGTCAAAAAGGCCAATATTTCATCCCTTTTCTGGACATGGTTACAGATTAGGAAG tgctaCTCCAAAGATAATCTCTAAAGTAAGAGATGATCATCAAGGACCTGATGACAAAAGACACCTGCCTTTAGTACCCTTGAATGACTTGGAGCCTATCACCAATGTCCAGATCTGGTTAGCTGATGGGGAAAGGATAATTCAGAAATTCAATGTTTCTCACAG AATAAGCCACGTCAGAGACTTCATAACAAAGTATCAAGGATCTGAGGGAAGTGTTCCCTTCACACTGACGACCTCCCTGCCCTTTCGAGAGCTGCAGGACGAGACACTCACACTCGAGGAGGCAAAGTTGCAAAATGCTGTTGTTGTTCAGAGACTTCGGAAAACAACGGAGCCTTTCAGACTGTTAGTGATAAAAGCACCTGAAAATGACTACAAAACTGCTGCTACACCTAATGGACAGCTCAAGAATGAGCAAAAAACTGCTATCAATAGTACAAGATCAAATTAG